The genome window TTCCTGTGTCTCCCACTCTCCATCTTACGAGCACACTGATGCCAGCACGGTCTGGGGCCCCTTCCTCACCACTGGCCAGACACATTGGGGTGGATTCATCTGCTGGCTCTTCCGCTCCTTGGGCTCAGACTCCAGGTGACTGTGAACTTGGCACAGGGATCGATAAACCCACAAGGTGGCTATGACAGGATGCGGGGACTGCTCACCTGGGGCTCCCATTCCCTCTGCCAAATGGGTGGTGACAGGCAGCCTGAGATGATGACACCCACTGCACCGAGATCTGGTTGCATCTGAACCCACCTGCAGGCTACACCAGTGAACTCTGTGGTGAACCCACCTGGTTCTTAAAACTTTGAGGTTTTGTACATCTTTGGATGGAATTCTCTCTTCTAGGTCTTAGGCCGTGCTTTAAAGCTCCACCAGAACGTGCTGCATGCCAAGTGTCTCTTAACCTTATCTTGGGAGCAAATTTTGGGAATCGCAAGGAATATGCCCAGGACTTGAACAATGGACACAAAGTATCAGAATGTGGAGGTTTTAATATGTTTTGGGGAAAACACAAAGTGGGAAAGTGGGAGTTCTCTGTGAGGGTAGCTACTGTGGGTGTTTTTGGGGAACTTGCCCTGGCTGTGGGCTGGGGGTGGCGAGGTCACTGTCAGTACAAGGGCCTCAGAAATGAGGAGAGGGCCATGGTCTCTCTCACAGAGACAACTGCCCATGAGGAGAGCAGGACGGACATGGTCCTGGGAGTGGGCAGCAGGGACGAGTCCCCAGAGCCCCAGGCCAGCTCCTGCAGCCCAGCACCGGGTGGCCCAGCCACCAGCACAGGGCGACTGGTCATGTACCTTTAGCACCAGACACATTTTCCAAGGAAAGTGCTTTTCCCACCTTAGGGAGTGCTTTGAGGGCTCAAGGAGAATCGGGCTCAGGGTTGTCAGATCTAACGGTTACACAGCCACTGGGACGGTGCTGGCAGGCAGCTGAGTGTGGACAAATGATAAATCCTTGAGGTAATGTGTTTTCTGATGACCcttatttaatcattacaaatccataaatatgcacaattattgtatgttaattaaaataataactatatatgaattttgtaaagaaatattatCTACCACTACAAGAACACATAAATCAGTTTAGGGGGTAGGAAGTAACTTTCACATAATGTTAGGTTTTCATAGAAGGATTCTTTGTGAAtgagacatttaaataaaaacacataatttGTAGAAacatatagtttttaaatattgcattgaATGCTAAAATATTTTGGAGTCTACTAACTTTTGAAAGTCTCATGTTTTGTACTTTATGTGCATTCAGCACTGTATGTAACAGACAAAGCCTACTTTCACAATTGCACAGGAGCTTTTGGCCCACTGGAGAGAAAGGATGTTGGTGAGGTTGGAAACACAGGCAAAGAAGGATCTCTTGTCCATGGAGAGAAAGTACCTTTAGGAAATAGTTGAAAATGAAAGCTAAATCGTGAAAACTATGAGCTTTCTTAACTCATCAAAATTGTcttaagataagaaataaaaataacgcAATCTGGAAGAAGTGAACAAAATCCAAAATGCCAACAGAATATTTGTACTAAATACACTGGACCCGCAATAGGCAGTCCAGTGAGAGGATGAGGATCAGGAAACAGGTTACATGCTCAGGTGAACCATCCAGCCAGGGGGATGGAGCACAGCCTTTGAGACACGGCATCTGTGTAAAGCAGAGGCCCTTTTCAGCTTCTGTCCCACTAGTTTCCATTTGGCTCACTCTTGCAGAAACCTGTCTGCAAGAATTAAACTATGcaaagaaatcatttaaaaggagaaagatgTTACCATTTGTACAAATATCATAAAACTTTTCTCtaatgtaaatgtttattattttttaattgcttgttCAAAAGTTTGtgtaattattaaaattgtaaaattaaaatcaagTTATTGCCAAtgcaaaggaaggagaaataaggaGTTCATTTTAAAAGGTCTCTAGTGACTCCATACTCAACCAGATATGAATCTACTCCagttgaattttaccaaaagtaaaaatgtatGCTTGCTAAGATTCATGCTATTCAGAGTGTGTTTGAAAGGACAGTAATAGCGGCATCATTTCGATGTCTGATATAAATGCAGACTCCCGGGCCCCACCACAGGTCCACTATAACCAAATCTAACTTTACAAGACCCCCAGATGATTTTCATACATATTAAAGAATGAAAGTCACCCATTTTGATTCCCTCTGATTTGATGGAAATTCTAGTGATTTAGTAAGATATTCtgctgaattaaaaataaatatattcaagcTTTTTTTTGCTGACTTTTTCTATTTAATCCTCTGtcacctttttctctctcctatcCAAAAACCCAAGATCATAGAGAGTTCATCCTTTCTCCATGTTTTCAAGCCAATGTATCCCAAAGTATATCATAAACCAATTCATTACAGAAGGTAATGATTGACAATGCTTAATTTGTCGTGTGTGTTGGAATAGAGTGGGTAtatattttgtatccttcaataAGACAACAGCACACTcactaagacacacacacacacacacaaacacacaatccTCCATGgtagaattaaaacagaaattatttgttttatttgctaaGTTGAATAAACTATGTTTTGCATTATCTGGAAAATGTGTGATAGACAAGTGCCCAGAATTTTGGTAAAGTTATGTGTAATTCCTGGTTTACAACTAAGGCaaggtaaaaaggaaaatattggtttatttcatgttttataattATCTACCAGCTCACAGATATTAAGACAAGATTTAGTGGTATACATTCATAACACGACATAAAGTTAGAAGTTTTTATTGAGATCAACACATTTACTCTGAAGaaacaattaatatttaattaattcatgCAGTGCAATAATCTCAGGTGTCTATACAGTGCATTTCCTGAGGAATCTGTGTTACACAAACCACAATtagcaagagagaaacagagaaaacgtcttaatttttttttttttttttgtcaaactCAGTCAGGCTCTGATTTAACACaaactcaaaaataataaatttggaaggcatttgtattTCTATCAAAGCAGTCACAACCATGCCATATTCAACTGGCAAACAAAACTATTCATTGCAGgtaaaatgtgaaattaattaGAGATtatcattaaaaagcaaaacctgGATTACTCaaactatttctaaaatttatcatTATGCCCACTGTGTTAGTAAATAGTATTTGCAGAAAAAAGTTTTACAAATCAGTTTGTGAGATCCATGAGATTAATagctgaatttttcatttatttcccatTGGTAAACTTTCAGGAAAAACTCACAACATAAACATTTTTACTTAATACTTAGAGTTAGCATGTTTAATATCACTTTCTATATATATTAACAATAcaggagaaaagaataaagaacttGGTAGAATCTTACAGATAGTGCCCCCAGACTCATGTTACTAATTCTACTGAATTCTATCTACTCCATACTCGTACCCAGCTGTGGCTTTTCAGGTTTCCTCTGTAACCCTGACATTCTCATTgctaaaatgaaattaaggagtattttaaaattatttaccatGCCAATATATATCAAGATTTGTAGGTTTTATGATCTAATATTCACCTGTTGTATAAGCTTTCTAGAGCTGTCacaacaaattatcacaaactgcaGGCATAAAACAAGACAtatgtattttctcatagttctcaagaccagaagtctgaaatcaaggtgctggcggGGCTGTGCTACCTCTGATGGCACAGGGGAGAATACTTCCTTGCCCCTGGCTTGTGGCAGCAACACTCCAGTCTGCTTCCATTTTCCATTGGCctcttccctgtgtctctgtgttgTCCTTTACTGTCTCATAAGGGCATTCTCATTGGATTTAGTGCCCTCCCTAATTCACTATGATCTCATCTCGATCCTTACCTTATTTACAattgcaaagatcctatttccaagtaaggtcacttTTGAGGTTCTACATGGACATAATTTAGGAGACACTGTTCAATACACAACACTTGTGTTACTTCACATATGgttctcaggtattctgttaaattctaaggtaaacaaataaatgatctattataagatatttaaaaatctgactGGTGAACTGACTAAATTATTTGAATCATCATCTCTAGTCAAAGCATTAAATTATCCTCAATCTAATGAATCAGATTACCTTTGGgaataaaaatcttcaacaaaattgtGTTGGGTGAGTCATTAACTTCTTGACTGTGTCTCTCACATCTTTGTTCCTGAGGCTGTAGATCAAAGAGTTGAGCACGGGAATGACCACCATATAAAATACAGAACCTACTTTGACTATGAGCCATGAGTTTTTGGAGTGGGTGACACAATAGAGGAACAGGATGGTCCCATAGAAAATGGTGATGATGctcaggtgggaggcacaggtagAGAAAGCTTTATGGTGCCCACCAGCAGAAGGCATTTTCATGACAGTGATAAAGATAAAACTATAAGTAGTGGGAACAATTACCAGGCTGCTCACCTCATTGAATATGGCGATGACAAAACAAAGCACTTGGCTGATGTAGGAGTCAGAGCACAGGACAGAGACGATGACTGAGTGCTCACAGACAAAATTATTCGTGATGTTAGACCCACGGAAGGATAAGGCCAAGAGGAAATAGGTGAGTGTCAGGGAGGAGACTATAACCCGTGCATAGGGCCTGGCCACTAATGACACACAGAGCTTTGGAGACATGACAGCTGTGTAGAGGAGAGGGTTACAAACGGCCACAAATCTGTCATAGGCCATCACTGCCAACATGAATGTTTCTGCCACTGCAAATACAGTAGCCAAGAAGAATTGCATGATGCATCCCATAAAGAAGATGGTTCTGTCTTCCACAGCCAAGTTCTACAGCAGTTTGGGGGGAACTGTACTGGAGTAACAGGAATCAACAAAGGACAAGTAgctgaggaaaaagtacatgggggtgtggagttTGGGATTGATCCTGATGATTATGATCTtttccagacacagaaagacaagtactgaATGATATTAGTTATATGTAGaatctctttaaaaaatcaaactcatagagacagtaGAATGATTACTTGTGGCTGCACTGGGGGAGGAAAAGAGATATTGGTCCAATGGAACAAACCttcattaataatataaataagcaCTGGAAGTCTAATGTACACCATaatgactataattaaaaatattatattgcattcttgatattttttctgAGGGTAGATCtctgttctcactacaaaaaaatactacctatgtgaagtgatggatacATTAATCAGTTTTGTTGAGATAATTGATTtgcaatgtacacatatatcaaaatattaggCCGTAggctttaaatatacacaatttttatttgtctatcctacatcaataaagctggaaaacagaaaaagaaactcaaaactGACAGCAACTTCCCCCACAGGACATTTGTTGAGTTCTGGTGATGCACTGCAAGCTGTGGACCTGAACTAGAAAGGCAGATGGACATATTCCACAGAAATTCCATGGCAGTTAAGAGGCAAAATCTGACAAGGGAATTGGGAGCTTCCACAAAAGCTTGACCATATCTCTGACTTTTAAGTTGTATTGAGTAGCAGGAGAAAGATCTGAAGTCAAACTTCTGCAAGGTAGAGCTTAATCTGTATCTACCTTTCAGATGAGAGAGAGGCACACGCCAGTCAAGTCTCAATCAAAACCTCAGCAGGGCCACATCCAAGGAGAAGTAATAGGTTATGGGGTgggctgaattttatcaaaactttGTATGTCCATCCAGTGAATTGTAATGGCCCATTTCCTAATCTAAGGAAGACCTCTCTTATCCTCTTTTAATCCAAACTTTCATGACaaattactgttttaaatttcttctgtttaaaatccaagaatagttatttttttttctgctgaccAGACATGGACTCATATATAGCCTGTCTTTTCTGAGAATCAACAGCAATGTGaaaaccacttttctttttaacGAACAAACTACATCCCTAAACTTGAATCAAAATACGACAATTACTTGGAAGGACAATTATACCTCATTACTCTAATTCTCAATGGCTTGGTAACAAAGTCACAACGCAGATGAAGACTATGGACACTACCATGTATATGAATGTTGTAtcatgttttccttctctctctctctctctctctctgtatatatatatatacatatatatatatatagttatatatagttATACATATGATTATGTACATACaattacatatgtgtatatgtatgtatgcaagtgcatatatatgtataatcaatttccCTATGTTAAAGTAGCAAGATGTTTCTGTTTTTCCTGACACCTCTGTTTTCCCTTAATATGTCTATAGCAAAAGCTCTATCTAAAAGAAAATCCTCCTTTTCTAGGAAAATCACGTTTTAAAGAGAGTGAAAAAAAGTTCACAAATCTCCCAAGCACACTACTCTCCCAACTCCTTACCCTTCCCCACATTATTGCATATGACAGAAAGAAGAATGGTGTCCTAAGTTAAAAGGTTTGATTTTAGTTTTcatgggtaaatacctaggaaatAAATAGTTGGGTTGTATAGGAAGTCTCTGGAGTAAGTCTCCACGAGATACTCCTAAACTGTTTTTAAAGTCATTGTCCCTTTTACCCACATCTCAAATATATGTGTTCCATTTGCTCCATGTTCTCACCAGTACCTGGTATAACAATCCTATTCGTATCAGCCATTCTAAAAGTTGTGCAGTGACATctcataattttagaataaatttcacTGATGACTAATAATACTTAGCGTCTGTCCATGTATTTACCAATAATTTGCCTATCTTCTTTTGTCAAGTGTCTCCTCAactattttaaacattctttatAGGAtggtttgttttctggttttgagtgtaagagctctttatatgttctaaatacaaagactttctcagacatatgttttgcaaatatttactcacaatcattgctttcatttttatcttcttacTGGTTTCTTTCATCATTAAGAAACATTTGCTACACATTTTTAACTTGGCTGAAGttaatttcatcaattttttgaTGACCTAGTATTTTTGCATTCAACCTAAAAAGTTTTCACCTCAAATTTGGAAAGACACTCCTTATGTTTCATGCTCAAATTTTGTAGGATTTACATTTGGGTTTAGATCTATGATAGATTCCATTTGATTTGACTTAATAGTTTTATATGACAGGAAGTAAGTTTAAGGCTCTTTTATccatatgggtatccagttttttctttactatttgttAGAAACACATCCTTTTTCCATTAACTTACAATGACCtttttgttgaaatttaaatGACTAGATATGGGTGCATTCAGTTTGGGACTCTATTACTTTAATATGCCATGCCTTGATTGCTCAAgtagtttttgaaataaaatagagcATGCATGTGAGAAAAGCAAAACAGTACTTTATTCAATTTTGTTTgcgaaaataaaaatcaacttcGGCCATTTAAACCCCCAAAAGGAAAGGGAGCATCTTTGTAAATGATACAGTAAGGTGAAGCATTTGTAAAAGCTCTCCCAGGAGTATGGGCCTCCTGATTAAAACTTTCAGGGACCATGCTGAACCTACTCATATTTGATGAATTGGAAATTAGTTTTACTttggtaaaacacaaataaaattctaGTATACATagcaaagcatttaaaaataattataaatattgctACAGATggtccaaatttttttttaatttgtgatttACATGGTTTGCAGCTATTTCACTAAGCATTGatgtatacaaaataaataatcacaaaatGCTCTTCTgccatttatatgtatattaacCAATAGGCTGTTGATTAAATAATTTGAATCATCAATTGCAGTATAAGAATTAGGAAATCTGTAGTACAGTAAAtcattttttgagaaataaaataataagtctAAAAATATGATGTGTGACAAAGCAATTTGGTGACAACCAATTTTTTGAATGTCTCCTTCACATCTTTGTTCCTAAGGCTACAGATCAATGGGTTCAGCATAGGAATCACCACTGTATAAAACACAGAAGCCACTTTAACAATAAGCCAAGATGTTTTAGGGTTAGGAACACAGTAAAGGAAAAGGATGGTTCCCTGGAAGATGGTGATGGCagtcaggtgggaggcacaggtggagaaggttTTCCAGCGCCCGCTTGCAGAAGGTATCTTCATAACCGTGATGAAAATGAGTATATACGACATGAGAATAATCACCAGGCTGCTCACCTCATTGAATACAGCAATAATAAAACATAGCATCTGGGTGATATAGGGGTCTGAGCAGGAGACAGAAATAATTACAGAGTACTcacagaaaaaattattcatgatgcTAGACTTACAATAGGACAGTGTAAGAAGAAAATACGTGAGTGTCAGGGAACAAACTACACCCCATGTGTAAGACCCACCCACCAGAAGAGCAGAAAGCTTCTGAGACATAATAGTGCTATAGAGCAAGGGGTTACAAAGAGCCACAAAACGGTCATAGGCCATCGCTGCTAGAATGAACATTTCTGTCACTGCAAaacaacaagcaaaacaaaattgtGTGATGCAGCCTGAGAAAGAGATGGTTCTGTCTTCCACAACCAAGTTCTCCAACAGTTTCGGTGTAACTACGGTGGAATAACAGAAATCTACAAAGGACAAGTGACTCAGGAAAAAGTACATGATTGTGTGGAGTTTTGAATTGACCTTGATGATGATTATCATGCCCAAATTCCCCACCACAGTGACTGTGTAGATGgacaagaaaaccagaaagaGTGGAACCCGAAATTCTGGGTATTCTGAAAACCCCAAGAGAGTAAAAGTGAGTGTGCTGCTTTGATTTCCTTCAGATAACATCATGATTCCTGttggataaaacaaaacaaaacaaaaagttatttctaGAAAGCAGGAttgaaaagaaacacagagaGGGGAAAGATGCTTCATGTGTTTCTGTGAAGAGTGACACAGAAGAGTGGTTGTCAAACTGCAGTCCTCaaacagcagcagcaccagcacctGACATTTCTTAGGATTCTGAATTCTCTAGTCCCATCTTCAAACTTCTAAATCTAAAACTCTGGGATGAGGCCCACAATTTGTGGTTTAACCTGgcctccaggtgattttgatgcatgCTAGAGGGTGAGAACCAATGGTACGGACAATATGTAGTAatcattctaaatatttaaaatccagCACTTGTCagtattattaatatataattgaaACGTAAATTTATAGtacaacaaaaattatgaaattagaaaaaagagaggcagaacagaagcacagagaacaTTGTCATTATTCTAAGAGTGACACTAAAGATCAAGAGGACTTGACACTGCACTTGGTGACACGGAAATGTtagtaatatttgtttttttcatttttcaccttTGCTAGGCATAAtacaaaatttaataaacataGAATTTAAGCATTGAGATAACCCTGCACATGTACCTTGTCTATACTTCCACCTAATGTTTCAGAGTTTGTGACACAATCTCATCAGTAAGATGTCTCTGTGCCCTCCAATATATTCTCCATCAATGCACACTGCCTGCTGCTGTATTTTTGAgtcctttaattatattttgtttaacttatattattaaataaaaataatcaatgaaattttaattagCTGTTTATTAATGCTCTTTAGATATCCCCTCctgatatgtatatatgtgtgcgcacacacacacacacacacacacacacacacacacacacacacacacacacacacatatacacatatatacatccaTCCTAAAATCACCAACAATATTTccatacaaaatatgttctactatacaatgaaaattacacaaaaaaattacacatttctTAACCAAGAAAATAATCCCTCTTTTATGATGAGGCATATTTTGGGAAGATAAGGAGGTGCAAGGAGGGTGGGCACAAGAAGAATGGCCTTGCAACACGTAAAGCAGAATGAATGAAGATATAGACATGAGGCTACAGCAGAAATGCAGGtataattttttccatcctttcagctTTACCTGGAACATGTACCAGACTCCTGACTCAGCCCCATGAGTTTCTACCTCTACGTGCACTATAAGCAACCCCAGACACACACCATTTATCATGAGCATATTATTTCCAGTAGCTTGTGGGCTAGAATGTATACACTTTAAACATTAACTATTGTTCACACTTTTAATAAATGATTCCCTGTCAACCTTTTATCATATTAGTAAAGCCTGCAATTACTGCCCTGGCTATTTTGTACAATTATTAGGTAAACAACCAAAagatactcagaaaaaaaaaaaaaaaaacttggcatTTAATCCCTGGAAATGTCAAATAAATTTCTAGCATTGGTGGTTAGAATTAGAATTGTACTCAAATCAAATCCAGGCCTAGGGCATTCAACTTCAAAAAGTGCCCCATTTTCTGCAACTTTTTTCCATTATTCCTCAGTGGTGCCACTGTGccattttctgtaaaaaaataaagtaataataattctaataaaTACTTAATGCCTTGttagtttaaattaaaatgtctCTGACCATAAAAAGAGACCTATGGAAATTTTAGATTAATCTACATGAGCTAGACCTACACATTTTACACCTGAGTTGAAAGAtgtcaaaaaacaaatgaactaacCTTAAACCAGAAACTCTTGATTAATTTACTGagaatttctttttatgattGATGAATCTTAGGCAGTTTTCTTCTCAGTAATTCTTTAGGATAACAACAGGCTTGAGATCTGCAATGAAAGTGGAAGCACATTTCAAGGAAGGTGCCAGTAAGATGGCATTTAATTTTCAGGTCATAAGAAATCTCAGAGAGTACGAGGAAAAGACTAAAGGCTGTATACACAGTTGTAACTCCTGTTATACTCTGGGTCTTATACCTGCCCCCATGACTATGGAGATATAGACCCTGGGGTATTATAATTGGGATATTCCTCAATGGGCTTCCAAACATACAATTTGTTAAAACACTGTGTGGTGTCATTGTGAGAGatgcatttttctaaattatttgagATAATC of Cynocephalus volans isolate mCynVol1 chromosome 4, mCynVol1.pri, whole genome shotgun sequence contains these proteins:
- the LOC134376504 gene encoding olfactory receptor 5D13-like, which translates into the protein MMLSEGNQSSTLTFTLLGFSEYPEFRVPLFLVFLSIYTVTVVGNLGMIIIIKVNSKLHTIMYFFLSHLSFVDFCYSTVVTPKLLENLVVEDRTISFSGCITQFCFACCFAVTEMFILAAMAYDRFVALCNPLLYSTIMSQKLSALLVGGSYTWGVVCSLTLTYFLLTLSYCKSSIMNNFFCEYSVIISVSCSDPYITQMLCFIIAVFNEVSSLVIILMSYILIFITVMKIPSASGRWKTFSTCASHLTAITIFQGTILFLYCVPNPKTSWLIVKVASVFYTVVIPMLNPLICSLRNKDVKETFKKLVVTKLLCHTSYF